Within the Candidatus Saccharibacteria bacterium oral taxon 488 genome, the region GCTGTAGCTGCATCGTTGGCTGAACATTAGCCGACTCATCACCAAGCATACCAAATAGGTCAGTCTGCCCCGACGCGGCCTCTTTCTGAGTTTTTTGAGCAAAGGCGACAATGGTATCAAGATTAAACAATAAATCAGACCGATCACCAAAGCCGTCAAAGGCACCAGTTTTGATCAGCGACTCCCAGGCCTTGCGGTTAAACTTGCTGGTCGACACTCGCTTGGCAAAATCTTCGACCGACTTGAACGGGCCATCAGCCTCGCGAGCACGAATAATTTCTTCCACCGCGCCGACACCAACGCCCTTGACCGCCGCCATACCGAAACGAATCTTCTTTTCACCAGGCACCACCGCGAACTCGACAAATGATTCATTAACGTCCGGGTTGAGCACTTCAATGCCCATGTGCTTACACTCGGTCATCTCGATGGCCAGGCGCTCAGTATCATCCTGGTCACTGGTCATCAGCGCCGCCATGAATGCGTCAGGATAATGCGCCTTGAGATACGCCGTCCAGTAGGCGATCAGGCCATAACACGCCGCGTGCGACTTATTGAAACAGTAGTTAGCAAATTCTTCCAGCGCGTCCCAAAACTGCTCAGCGATTTCCTTAGTCGCACCACCAACCTTGACCGCGCCTTCGACAAACTCTGGCTTGACCTTTTTCATCAGGTCAATTTTCTTTTTACCCACTGCTTTACGCAAGGTGTCGGCCTGGCCGCCGGTAAAGCCGCACCACTCTTTGGAAATCTGCATAAATTGCTCTTGATAAACCAAAATTCCATAGGTGTTTTTCAGCGAGTTTTCCATACCGGGGTGCAAGTAGGTGATTTCTTCTTCGCCGTGTTTACGCTTGATGAATGAGTCGATAAACTGCATCGGCCCCGGGCGGTACAAGGCCACCATGGCGATGATGTCTTCAAAGACGCTCGGCTTGAGCTCGCGCAGGTACCGCTTCATGCCGGCCGATTCTAGCTGAAACACGCCAGTGGTGTCACCGCGCTGGAATAATTTGTAGGTTTCTTCATCATCCAGCGGCAGCGTTGATAAATCTATTTCCGTTTTATAGACTTTACGAATAATACGCAGAGCGTTGTTAATAATGGACAGGTTAGACAAGCCCAAAAAGTCCATCTTCAGCAGCCCGAGTTCCTCAACCGGGCCCATTGGATACTGCGTTGCCACCACACCCTTTTGCGCCATCTCGAGCGGTACGTATTTCACCAAATCATCCGGCGCGATCACCACACCAGCAGCGTGCACACCGTGCGAACGAATCGTTCCCTCCAGCCGCGAGGCAAAGTCATAGACGGTTTTGGCGGTTGGATTACTTTCGTATTCTTTCTTGAGATCAGGGTCTTCCTCCAGCGACTTTTTGATGGGTACATGACGACCCTGCACAGGTGGCGGAATGAGCTTGGCCAGCCGGTCCGACTCGCCATATGGTACCTGCAGCACCCGCGCCACATCACGCACCGAAGCGCGCGCCGCCATGGTGCCAAAGGTACAGATGTTAGCCACTCGTTCTGAGCCATATTTCTTGGCACAATATTCGATCACCTCGCCGCGGCGCGTATCTTGAATATCGATGTCGATGTCGGGCATGGAAATACGGTCGGGATTGAGGAATCGCTCGAACAGCAAGTCGTAATGCAGCGGATCAAGGTCGGTGATATTCAGCGCATAAGCGATGATTGAACCAGCCGCCGAACCACGTCCCGGGCCAAAGATAATTCCTTGGGATTTGCCCCAGTTGATAAAATCCTGAACAATGAGGAAGTAGCCGTTATAACCCATGTTGTCGAGCACACCAAACTCCATGTCCAGTCGCTCTAGCTGCGCCTCTGATAACTTGGCTCGCAGCTGATCATTCGGGAGCTTCTTCGCGTCCTCCAACTTCATGCCAGCGTACCGTACTGCCATACCGCTATACACCAGATGATCCAGATATTCTTTTTCGGATTCACCGTTTGGCGTTGGAAATTTCGGGATGAGAATATCACCCAGTTTGATTTCCACGTCACAGCGGTCGGCGATGGCTTTGGTATTGGCAATTGCCTGAGGATTGGTTGTTTGCCACCGCGAAATGATGTCTTCTGGTGTGGTCAAATGCAGCTCAAAATCCTTCAAGCTCATCCGCTTTTCATCACTCAAATACGCACCAGTACCGACGCATAGCAAAATCTCATGCGCCTCTTGGTCTTCGTGATTGAGGTAATGACCGTCGCTGGTCACCACACACGGAATATCCAGTTCCTCGCTGATGCGCTCAATGTAATCATTGACCTTTTTCTGTTCCGGCCAGTGGCTGCGCGCTTCGGGGTGGCCATGGTCTTGAAGTTCCATGTAGTATCGGTCGCCAAACACTGACTTGTACCAGCCAGCAATTTCCTTGGCCTTTTCATAATCATCATTGCGCAAATTCTCACCCAGCTCACCACCGATACAGCCGGACATACAGATAATACCTTCATTGTATTGCTCCAGTAGCTCGTGATCAATGCGCGGTTTATAGTAGACGCCTTCGAGGTTGGCGATGGTGCTAAGCTGCATCAGGTTTTGATAGCCCTTGTGGTTCATAGCCAGCAGCGTTAGGTGATAACGCGCCTTGTCCTTGGCCGGGTCGCGGTCGTGACGAGTGCGGGCTGCTACGTAGGTTTCGATGCCGATGATTGGCTTGATACCAACATTCTTGGCCGCTTTATAAAACTCAATCGCGCCCGACATCGTGCCGTGGTCAGTAATGGCACAGGCCTCCATACCCAGCTCCTTCACTCGGGCAACCATGTCAGGAATTTTAGTCAATCCGTCTAGGAGCGAATGGTGAGTGTGGTTGTGTAGGTGCACGTAATCAGACGGCTGCAACGTGGCCGCGACTTTGGCTGAAGCTGTCGTATGTTTGGTAGCCATTATTCATTGCGCCTCCCTTGTGGGCGCCACCTCCTCTTTCTCCACCCAGTATAACATGCTAGCGTCGTCGCTGCATGGTATCAATCAGCTGATTGAGAAAATCCGCCAGTGCCGGAAAGATATCAGCAAACCGCCCCAGCAGCCAGGCTGACACCATGATCAGCACCGTCACGCCCACGAGGCTACCCATACCAAAGAAAAAGCCGCGCCAAAAGTTCATCCAATAAACCTGCCGGCGCGATCGATGAAAATCAAAAAACAAGTCTTCAATCATTGCTTGCCGGGCGCCATTTTCGTTATCACGCTTGATGCGATCAATGGCGCGGCGGGCTACCGAGGGACGTGGGTCAGCGGCCTTAGCATCCTTATGGCCACGTTCTTTTGACGATTTAGTTGGCGCCATTTTCCTCAAGCCGCTTGACTAGATATTCACGAAGGCTCGCACCAAGCTTCGGATCACGCATACCAAAATCGATCACTGTCTTGAGATACTCTAGCTTGTCGCCAGTGTCATAGTACGTGCCATTGGTAATTTCCACGCCATAAAAACTATGGCCATCATCAATCATGCTCTGCATAATCGGCTGCACCGTAAATTCGCCGTGACCATCAAACGCATGTTTGGCTTTTTCGAGATAGGCAAAGAACTCGCCCGGCAGCAGATAGCTACTGACGCTTGCAAGATCGGACGGGGCATTGGCCTTACCTGGTTTTTCAACAATGTTTGTCATCTTGATCACGCCGTCAGCAACCTGCTCACCGTTAACCACGCCGTAGCGATCAAATTCAGCATCATCAATAATTTTCTTACACGATAGCACCGCGCCATCTAATTTTTGCGCCGCAGTGATCATCTGGCGAAATCGGCTAGGGCTAGCAGCGATAAAATCATCAGCAAACGTATAGATAACCGGCTCATCACCATTGATCAAATGTGCGGCGCAGATCAACGGCGTAGCATTACCGTACGGGCCCTTCTGGCGAATATAAACAAAGTTGGCCATTTCTGACAAATTATTCACAATGTCAATTAGTGGCTGCTTCTTGGCGCCGCCCGCCCGTAGATTAACCAGCAGCTCCTCGTTCGGCCTGTCAAAATGATCCTCAATTGCTCGTTTGTTAGCACTGCCGATAATAATAATATCCCTGATGCCGGCCTCGACTAATTCCTCGACAACGTATTGGATAATCGGCTTGTCGATCAGCGGCATCATTTCTTTTGGCATGGCCTTGGTCTGCGGCAAGAACCGCGTACCGAAGCCAGCGGCAGCGATGATAGCTTTGGTTGGTTTTTTCATGATAGTTCCTCCTGTCGTAGGTTATCTAAATAATCAAATAATCGCCTGAACGTTTTCACTACAGTCGCTCCCGGATTAGCTTCTGGGCGAGGCTCGGGTTAGCCTGGCCCTTAGAGCGCTTCATGACTTGGCCGACGAGATAGCCGATAGCTTTGCCTTTGCCCGAGCGAATGTCAGCGATGGATGCCGCCGAGGCTGGGTCATGTAATACTTCGTCAACGATGGCTGCGATCACCCCCTCGTCAGACACCTGCAACAAATTCTTACTCTCGGCAATCTCGCGCGGCCCCTGTTTGAGGTATTGTCGGTCGAATAGACTAAGGAAAATCTCCTTGCCGCCAGTTGAACTGACCTCGTTATCCTCGACGAGTAGTGACAACTCTGTCAACCGACGCGGCCCGACATAGCCCTCCCCGATGAGATCCATATCAATCAGCTCCTCCGGCGTCGAAGCGAACCAGTTAAAGATCCGCTTGACCAGCCGCTGATATTTTATCTTGTCAGCTCCTAGCTCATCAAGGACAGCCTGCTCGTTATGTACCGTCAGCGTCTTGATAGCATCAAGCAATATCGCGAGCGGCTGATGGCCGAGTATCGTCGTAATCACCGAATGATCCAACCCCAGATCAGCCCAACGCTCTCGGCACTCGCCCGGCATCAGTGGCATATGTTCCTGCATACCGGCAATTTCCTCGTCAGTCAAAACAATCGGCGGGATATCCGGATCAGGCATGTAACGATAATCCTGGGCGTCCTCTTTCGAGCGCTGCGAAGTAGTAATCTGCTTGTCATCACTCCAGCCGCGAGTTTCCTGAACTACCGATTCGCCGCGCTCGAGTAGATCAACTTGGCGCTTAAACTCGTACTCAGCGGCGCGCTCGACGCTACGGAAAGAGTTGAGATTCTTCACTTCCGCGCGCTTGCCGAGTTCGGTCGCTCCTTTCTTAGCCACCGAAATATTGACGTCAAAGCGCATATTGCCGTGGTATAAATCACCGTGCGTCACACCTGCATAGATCATCAATTTGTGTAGCTCCGAAGCGTAGGCCCTAGCCTCCTCGGCAGAATGCATGTCCGGCTCAGAAACGATTTCAATCAGCGGCGTACCGGCACGGTTGAGATCAACCAGCGAGTACCCGTCGTGGTGCATCAACTTGCCAGCATCCTCTTCCATGTGCGCGTGATGAATCCGCACCCGTTTGAGCGAACCGTCTTCTAGCGGCGCGTCGACATAGCCAGCCAAGATGATCGGCTGGTACATCTGCGAAGTCTGATAGCCCTTTGGCAGGTCAGGGTAGAAATAATGTTTGCGATCAAACCGGCTAACGCGGGCAATCGGCGCATTCAACGCCTTGCCGGCACGCACCGCCAACTCGACGGCGTGCTTGTTGAGTACTGGCAGCATTCCTGGCATGCCAAAGTCAATCTCGTGCGTTTTACTATTCGGCTCAGCATCGCGAGCGTCGTTATCAGCCGGACTAAACAGCTTAGTTTTGGTCGCCAGCTGGACATGGCACTCGATGCCAATGGTCATTTCATATTCATCATATACACTCATCATAACGCTCCCAAATCTTTTAGTGCTTGCTCAAATGCGGCCATTGCCCGCTTGAATGTCTGGGTAGTAATGGTGACCCGACTTTCGTGGGCAATCTGATTACGCAGTTTATGTGCCGACCAGACCGCGTCCTCATGTGTCCACAGACCACGCCGTGCCTTGAGCCGCTCACCCATCGTCGTACCACTAACGCCATATTCGCGCATCGCCCGGTCGAGCAGCTTGTCAGCTTTGATAATCGCCATCTGCAGACTGTCGGGGTTATTTGTATCGGCCACACGCTGCACCGCCTGCCAGACTTTTCGGTATAGTTCCCGGTCGAGCTTCTCTGTTCGCTTCGACGTCAACTGAATGAATAGCATCAATAGGCCACCGATCACCAGCGCCGCCACCACTAGCGCGATCAATAGTCCATCCATCAGCTGGCCTCCACTTCCGCCGCCAGTTTCAGCAGGCTTCCGTCCGAACGGTAATTACCAACTAGCTGCACGCCGATCGGTAATCCTTCGTCATTGCTTCCAGCTGGTACGGAAATTGCTGGCAGTCCAGCCAGACTGGCCGGCACGGTCATGATGTCAGACAAATACATTTTGATCGGATCATTGGTGTTTTCATCAAGTTTGAAGGCTGGCGTTGGTGCGACTGGCATCAGCAGTGCGTCGTACTCAGCGAACAACTGATTGAACTCATTGATAAGCAGCGTGCGCGCTTTTTGTGCCTGCATGTAGTAAGCGTCAAAAAAGCCGCTCGACAACACGAAACTGCCGATCATAATCCGCCGCTTATTCTCCGTCATGAAGCCTTCATCACGGCTGCGGCCGTACAATTCCGCCAGCGTTTTCACTTCGGCCGCTCGGTGACCATAACGCACGCCATCATAGCGCGCCAGATTTGACGACAACTCTGCCGGCACAATAATATAGTACATCGCCAGCGAATATTGCATCATGTCCAGATTCACTTCTTCAATTTCATAGCCCAGCTGCTTCAGTTTTTTAGCATAATCAAGCGTTTTCTGGCGAACTGCCGCGTCCACATCGTCAGTCATACACTGCTTAACCAAACCAATCTTTTTCTTAGTAAAGCCTGGCTGGTTCCGCCAAAAGTCAGGCAGTGTCGTCATATCCTTGTCGTCGCGGCCCGCCATAATTTCCATCACCAAATTAGCATCATCAGCATTCGTGGCGAAACAACCAACCGTGTCCGTACTCGATGCCATGGCTACCACGCCGTAGCGACTGACTGCGCCGTAGGTTGGCTTGACACCGACCACGCCGTTAAAGCTGGCTGGCTGGCGAATTGAACCGCCAGTGTCTGTCCCCAGTGCAAACGGCACCACGTCAAGCGCCGTCACCACCGCCGAGCCGCCTGACGAACCACCGGCTACGCGCGTTTTATCCGCGGCGTTTTTGGTTGGACCAAAGGCTGAGTTTTCCGTCGAACCACCGTGAGCAAAGGCGTCCAAGTTCGCCTTACCGATACAAATTGCGCCTTCAGCCTCTAGTTTTTCAACGGCCGTGGCCTGCAATGGTGCGTTAAAATTCTCGAGCATCTTCGAGGCAGCAGTCGTCGGCGCTCCAAAGGCCAAGAAATTGTCTTTCACCACAAACGGCACACCAGCCAGCCGGCCAGAAATCTCACCCTTATCCACCAGTTCGGCACGCTCCAGCGCCCGCTCTTCCGCTAAACTGAGTAGTGCATGGTATTCTTCAATGTCGCGCGCCCGCCGCAGTGCTTCTTTAACATTTTCGACCGCGCTTTTTCCGGCAAAATCACTAATCTGGCTCATCACAGCACCTGCGGCACTTTCACTTGATTGTTCTGCTTTTCAGGCGCCAGCTCAAGCAACTCGTCTCGAGAAATCCCTGACTGGACCTCATCTTCGCGCCAGACGTTCTCCAAGCCCGTCACTTGATAGGTTGGCTCCACGCCAGACGTATCGAGCTCGCCCAGCTGCTCAATGTAGCTAATTATGTTTTCCAAATCCTGGCGCAGTCCATCAACTTCATCATCGGCTAATGCCAGACTACTCAAACTCGCCAGGTGCTGAATGTCACTGGTAGAAATAGTTGTCATGCAGTCTATTATAGCACTGTCTCGAGGAAAATCTAATAACTTAGCAGTCGCGGCGAATGGAGCGTCACCATCTGTGGTAGGCCATATCTACTGATCCCAGAACCAAGCGATAACCCACCGCGGTTCCAGCCGATAGCTGCCGCCGTTGCTGCATCGGTTGCCGCATTTGGTGCGTCTGGTCGTTCAATATAACTAATCTTGTTGGCACCACGATCTGCCACATATACTCGACCATCCGGGCCACGTAAAACTTGTCCGCCGCCATCGCCACCAAAGCCAGGACCCATCCAGCTAGGTTGATTCGGCACTGACGAGTTTGGTAGAGAGTCGGCAACCGCACAGTCCCTGAAATGCTCACAGCTAGTGAAGCCGATGAATCGCTCGCTCGCTTTAATAGTGCTACTATTACGACTTGTTATATCATAGCGGAATAATTCACCAATATACAACTTCGAGACGTAGACGTGGTCACCATTTGGCGAGAAATCAGCAGCATATCCTAAGCTACTGTCAAGTGGGTTGTTGTTATGCACGCCAACTGACCAGTGAGCTATTGGTGTCATATTGGTATCAGCCCCAGATATATCAAATACGTGTAATACTCCAGCGTTACCATTACGATTTGGACAGGCACTACCACCCATAAACACTAACATTTTGGTAGCCTCGTTGTTAAAGTTAATCGAGCCGAATCCCGTTCGTGAAGGGCTTGATGGATTTGGTTGCACGATACACGGCTGAGCCGGGCCAGACGGTACATTATACACTGCTGCATTTGGCGTCTGAATAGTTGCTCCGTTGTCAGTCGAGAAAATATTGAAGGCATAGACTTGATTCGGTGAACCCGGCCGATAGGTATACACCACCGCACCATTTCCCGCATTATTCGGCACGGCATTCATCGCCTCGCCAGAATAGTTGCGCGAAAAACTGCCCGCCATGCCAATAGACATGTTCTTTTTCGTCACTCGTCCGAGTGGATCATTGGTAAAATCAACGACGTGGTAGTATAGCGTGCCGAATTTTGCCCGCTCACGACCATTTGCCGAGTTTGATACTACGAGATATTTAGACTCTTCCTTATTGATCGGGAAAGCAACCACCGCCTGCGTACCAGTACGCGAACCGCATAATCCCTGTGGTGATTCACTATAGTATGCTGTTTGACCATCGTCACATGTTGGATTGCCATCGGGAGCCGAGCTATCAACCTGCATAATATTCCGTGCCGAGTTCCAGATACGAAGTCCGTCAGAGTAGAATTTCAAATTACCATTACGATCGGAAATCGTCGTTAGACCCTCATGGGATGGGCCACTTGAGTGTGTTGGATGAGGGTGTGGAGTCGGTTTATTTGACCCGCCCACACCGAAATCGAGACAGACTGACCCGCCGATACACCACCAGCGCTTACTGGCGCGCGTTCCCTTAAAATCAACTTCCGGGATAGCTTGCTGGCGTGAATTGTAAATATAGGTCTTATACGGGCGGCCATCAGATTTTCGGATCAACTCAAGGTAGCCCTTGACATCAGCACGCCGCGGATTAGTTGTTGAGGTGTATTCACCAATAAAATACGAACGTAATTTGTCATTACGAAATACGTCAATCGCTGTACCGTTGCCGCGGCAATCAGTACCTGGACGCACACCCGAGGCAATGGCACTGTCATGGCCACGACTGATACATTCATTCATCCGCACCACGCCGGCCTCAGCCGCTTCACGTGCCAGCTGATTATAATACTGCTCCATCAAGGCATTAGCTGCCGCTGACGCCAGTTGGAGACCAGCCAACAAAATCAGCAACAGCATAATGCTCGCCACAAGGACGGTCGGCAACACAAACCCACCGTCCTTATCCCACCCAGATGTCTTATTAGTCACATCCGACTCCGTATTTATCGCACATCGTCGAACGGATATTGCGCTGTACATTGGTTTTAGTGTATGTGGACCCAGTATCGTGCACCTGAACGGCCACTGTGATAGCTCCAGCAATCAGCACCACCCCTGTTGCGCCCAACAGGATCAGAGACATCGTCTTAGATGTGTTGCGGCCAGAGATAATCCCCTTAAGCATCCACAGCGTCGCACCGATTACCCCTAGCCCTAGGAGATATGGTACAAACTCACCGAGATACAGCGCGCCATACACTGTACCAGCGTCACCAGCGCCGACAAATAGTAGCGAGCTGATGAGGACTGTTACTAACTTTGCCGTCAGCACAATTGCTGGAATTACCAAAGCACCAAATGCACCATATGTTACTACTTTATACGCCGTACTACTGGTGTAGCTGTCACGATCTGGAATAGCCCGTGAGACGCGACCAAATGTGATGAGCGCAACGATTGCAAACAGTGTTGCCAACACACCCGCCATCACTATACCCGTTCCCGGCGTTACCATGTTTATCGATAATATATCGGCCAGCCAACCGCCAATCGAAGTTATCGTCGTTGTCGCTGCACCATTAACCTTTGCCCAAGCAGTAAACAACGACCCCAGTACTTGCGCAAACAATACCGCCGATACGACCGTCGATACCATTGCTAGTAAATACTCAAATGTCAGCCATTTTGCCTTACCGCGACCCGGATCAGTAGCAGCCTGGGGATAGTACGCTGTCGGTTGTGGAGCATATTGTGGAACTGGTGGAGCGCCCGCGTCCTGTACCGGCTGCACCATCTCTGGTGTTGATGCTGTTTTCTTTTGTGTCATAATTATTACCTCCGCTTATGCTAACCTCATTCTACATGGTCTGGCGAATTTCTGCAATCAAATCGCGCAGCTGAGCGGCTTTTTCAAACTCCAGATTAGCACTATGGAGTTCCATTTGACCAGTCAGCTCCTTGACCAGCGTTGGATATTCGTCCTTTGGAATCTTCTTCAAATCAAGCTTCGGCTTTTTGTCCGATTCTTTTTGTGGGATGATGGAGCGCAGGCCATCGTCAATCTTCTTCTGGATGGTTTGCGGCGTGATGCCGTGCGCTTCGTTATATTGCTGCTGAATGTGCCGCCGACGATTGGTCTCATCAATCGCTCGGCGCATGCTGTCAGTTACGTTATCGCCATACATCAGCACCCGCCCGTCCACGTGCCGCGCCGCCCGGCCAATCGTCTGAATCAGTGCCTGTTCACTACGCAAGAAACCTTCTTTATCGGCGTCCATAATCGCCACCAGGCTGACTTCCGGTAGATCCAACCCCTCGCGCAGCAGATTGATACCGACTAATACATCGTAGGTTCCCAGCCGCAGATCTTTGAGAATATCACCGCGTTCCAGTGTGTCAATTTCACTGTGTAGATACGCCGTTTTCACACCATTGTCGGTCAGATAGGCGCTTAAGTCCTCGGCCATGTGCTTGGTCAAGGTGGTCACCAATACACGGTGACCATTGGCGATGGTTTGGCGAATCTCCTCCATCAAATCATCAACCTGCCCCTTAGTCGGCCGCACCTCAATCGGCGGATCAAGCAGCCCCGTTGGTCGAATCAGCTGCTCGGCCGGCTTTGGAGAATGAGCAATTTCATAGTCGCCCGGCGTAGCGGAAACATAAATTGCCTGGTGAATATGCTGATCAAACTCATCAAACCTCAGCGGGCGGTTATCCAGCGCACTCGGCAAACGAAACCCATGCTCCACCAACACTTCCTTGCGCGCCCGGTCGCCGTTATACATGCCGCGGACTTGCGGCAAGGTCATATGCGACTCATCGACCAGCAGCAGCCAATCATCCGGGAAATAATCAATCAAGGTTGCTGGCTGCTCGCCCGGTTCACGATCCGTCAGATAGCGCGAATAATTCTCAATGCCTTTGACAAAGCCAGTTTCTTTGAGCATCTCCAGGTCATATTTGGTGCGTTGAGCTAGGCGCTGCGCCTCCAGTAACTTATCGTGCGATTCAAACCATTTCAGCCGCTCGTCAAATTCTTTTTCGATGCCGATGATGGCCTTTTCAATTCGTTCACGCGGCGTCGAATAGTGGCTAGATGGGAAAATCGTCAGGCTAGCTGGCTGCTCCAAAATCTCGCCAGTCAGCGGATCGATTCGTGTTAGTCTCTCGACTTCATCGCCAAAAAACTCCACCCGCACCGCCGTGTCCTGTCCGGCTGGGAAAATATCCACCACATCGCCGCGCACCCTGAAAGTGCCGCGCACAAAATCAACGTCGTTGCGCTTATACTGAATATCAGTTAGCAGGCGAATAAACTTGTCCTGAACCCGCCGCTCACCAACCGTCAATTGAATGGCCATATCAGCATACGTCTCCGGCGAACCGATGCCGTAAATACAGGATACACTGGCCACAATGATAACATCGCGCCGCGTCAGCAGTGCCGACGTCGCCGCATGCCGCAGTCGATCGATTTCATCATTAATCTTCGAATCTTTCTCAATGTAGGTGTCGCTCGAGGCAATGTAGGCCTCCGGCTGATAATAATCAAAATAGCTGACAAAATAATGCACTTCGTTGTCCGGAAAAAATTCCTTGAACTCAGAAAACAACTGTGCCGCCAAGGTCTTGTTATGCGCCAGCACCAGCGTCGGCACATTGGCTCGAGCGATGATATTCGCCATGGTAAAGGTCTTACCCGACCCCGTCACGCCCAATAGAGTCTGCTCACGTTCGCCCCGCTCCAAACCGTCCACCAGCTGAGCAATCGCCGTTGGCTGGTCGCCGGTCGGCTGATAGTTAGAGACGAGGTTAAAGACGCTCATATCATTACTATTGTACCACTGTTGACAAATAGCAACTTTTCATGATATAGTTAACCAGTTATCAGTGATAAAAACAAAAAGGACACCTCATGACTTCACAACATACATGTATTCCGCGCGACGTGCAGCTACAGGCTGCGATGTTCCGCCTCGGCAAGATGGAAGACGAAATCCAGAGCGGCTACGAGATTCTTCGGAAATATCAGAAAACAGTAACGATATTTGGTTCAGCACGCACCGACCCGAACAGCACTTATTACCATGCCGCGAAAGAAACAGCTGAGCGGCTAGCTAAACTTGGCTACGCCATCGTTTCCGGCGGCGGACACGGCATTATGGGCGCTGCCAATGAAGGCGCCAACAAGGCTGTCCAAGAGGGTGCGCGGGCTGTTGGCGGTGAGTCGATCGCTTTTAATATTCGCCTACCGCACGAACAGGAGGTCAATAAATACGCCACCGAGGTGTTTGAGTTTCAGCACTTTGCGCCG harbors:
- the uvrB gene encoding excinuclease ABC subunit UvrB, which encodes MSVFNLVSNYQPTGDQPTAIAQLVDGLERGEREQTLLGVTGSGKTFTMANIIARANVPTLVLAHNKTLAAQLFSEFKEFFPDNEVHYFVSYFDYYQPEAYIASSDTYIEKDSKINDEIDRLRHAATSALLTRRDVIIVASVSCIYGIGSPETYADMAIQLTVGERRVQDKFIRLLTDIQYKRNDVDFVRGTFRVRGDVVDIFPAGQDTAVRVEFFGDEVERLTRIDPLTGEILEQPASLTIFPSSHYSTPRERIEKAIIGIEKEFDERLKWFESHDKLLEAQRLAQRTKYDLEMLKETGFVKGIENYSRYLTDREPGEQPATLIDYFPDDWLLLVDESHMTLPQVRGMYNGDRARKEVLVEHGFRLPSALDNRPLRFDEFDQHIHQAIYVSATPGDYEIAHSPKPAEQLIRPTGLLDPPIEVRPTKGQVDDLMEEIRQTIANGHRVLVTTLTKHMAEDLSAYLTDNGVKTAYLHSEIDTLERGDILKDLRLGTYDVLVGINLLREGLDLPEVSLVAIMDADKEGFLRSEQALIQTIGRAARHVDGRVLMYGDNVTDSMRRAIDETNRRRHIQQQYNEAHGITPQTIQKKIDDGLRSIIPQKESDKKPKLDLKKIPKDEYPTLVKELTGQMELHSANLEFEKAAQLRDLIAEIRQTM
- a CDS encoding TIGR00730 family Rossman fold protein, whose product is MTSQHTCIPRDVQLQAAMFRLGKMEDEIQSGYEILRKYQKTVTIFGSARTDPNSTYYHAAKETAERLAKLGYAIVSGGGHGIMGAANEGANKAVQEGARAVGGESIAFNIRLPHEQEVNKYATEVFEFQHFAPRKIVMTMFANAYIYFPGGFGTLDELAEILTLIQTEKANRAPVILFDTAFWSDLDAFFRNHMLAEGAIVEKDLDIYTITDSVDEIIELVQANKTYC